A genomic region of Micromonospora sp. NBC_01796 contains the following coding sequences:
- a CDS encoding zinc-ribbon domain-containing protein produces the protein MRTRAQRLGTVLMACRACGQPGNLLVIREVTKLSLFFVPLIPVRTKYVVQCANPYCGDRTKVSGGEARRLLATGVGSAH, from the coding sequence TTGCGCACGAGGGCCCAGCGGTTGGGGACGGTGCTGATGGCCTGCCGGGCGTGCGGACAGCCCGGGAACCTGCTGGTGATCCGCGAGGTCACCAAGCTGAGCCTGTTCTTCGTCCCCCTGATCCCGGTCAGGACGAAGTACGTGGTCCAGTGCGCGAATCCGTACTGCGGTGACCGGACGAAGGTGAGCGGTGGGGAGGCGCGCAGGCTGCTCGCCACCGGTGTCGGTTCGGCGCACTGA
- a CDS encoding LLM class F420-dependent oxidoreductase, whose translation MTMKFAISYSTPFYGVDPDRIVGFAQHAEACGFEALYLPEHVVLYPGATFGAMPVPPSLPYADPLDCLNFVAAHTRRILLGTGVLLLPYHHPVLLAKRLATIDVLSGGRMRLLTVGLGTLPGQARALGVDFASRGRRADEAIDVLRLLWEGDDRGVGFHGEFFDFDDLSSYPKPLGVTHLPIHVGGSSRPAARRAGVRGDGYFPGGALTAQERAIQWDLVRSTAARSGRDPQTLEYTRWGSIDMSLEGVAALAAQGVTRIVISPASADPQEQRDQMSAFAQRFDLSEGRPA comes from the coding sequence ATGACCATGAAGTTCGCGATCAGCTACAGCACTCCGTTCTACGGCGTGGACCCCGACCGGATAGTGGGTTTCGCGCAGCACGCCGAGGCGTGCGGGTTCGAGGCCCTGTACCTGCCGGAGCACGTTGTCCTCTACCCCGGGGCGACGTTCGGGGCGATGCCGGTGCCGCCGTCGCTGCCGTACGCCGACCCGCTCGACTGCCTGAACTTCGTCGCCGCGCACACCCGACGAATCCTGCTCGGTACGGGTGTCCTGCTGTTGCCGTACCACCACCCGGTACTGCTCGCGAAACGTCTCGCCACCATCGACGTGCTCTCCGGGGGCCGGATGCGACTGCTGACCGTGGGCCTCGGCACCCTCCCCGGTCAGGCGCGGGCGCTCGGTGTGGACTTCGCCAGCCGGGGCCGGCGGGCCGACGAGGCGATCGACGTGCTGCGACTGCTCTGGGAAGGCGACGACAGGGGAGTCGGCTTCCACGGCGAGTTTTTCGACTTCGACGACCTGAGCAGCTACCCGAAGCCGCTCGGCGTCACCCACCTGCCGATCCACGTCGGGGGATCGAGCCGCCCGGCCGCTCGCCGGGCCGGGGTCCGGGGCGACGGCTACTTTCCCGGCGGTGCCCTCACCGCGCAGGAGCGGGCGATCCAGTGGGACCTCGTCCGGTCGACCGCCGCCCGGTCCGGCCGCGACCCGCAGACCCTCGAATACACCCGCTGGGGTTCCATCGACATGTCACTCGAAGGCGTCGCCGCGCTCGCCGCGCAGGGCGTGACCCGTATCGTGATCAGTCCCGCCTCGGCCGATCCGCAGGAGCAACGGGACCAGATGTCCGCGTTCGCGCAACGATTCGACCTTTCGGAGGGCCGGCCGGCATGA
- a CDS encoding MerR family transcriptional regulator, translating into MRIGELATASGVSVRSLRYYEQQGLLASERTSGGQRRYHDDAVGRVELIQRLYSAALCSEKIAELLPCFEGRPSPALRSSLLVEKARVDGMIRDLEQARGVLVSVIDSIPED; encoded by the coding sequence ATGCGGATCGGTGAACTCGCCACCGCGAGCGGTGTCAGCGTTCGTTCGCTGCGCTACTACGAGCAGCAGGGTTTGCTCGCCAGCGAACGGACCTCCGGTGGGCAGCGCCGCTATCACGACGACGCGGTGGGCCGGGTCGAGTTGATCCAGCGGCTGTACTCGGCGGCTCTGTGCAGCGAGAAGATCGCCGAACTGCTGCCCTGCTTCGAGGGCCGGCCGTCGCCCGCGCTCCGGTCCAGTCTGCTGGTCGAGAAGGCGCGGGTCGACGGGATGATCCGCGATCTGGAGCAGGCGCGCGGCGTACTGGTCTCGGTGATCGACTCGATCCCGGAGGACTGA
- a CDS encoding PhzF family phenazine biosynthesis isomerase produces MPENTGSNEVRQLRVVVEAADYEAAVTLYRDVLGLRPEAAFAGEGDARVVILDAGRATLELANPAQRAMIDSVEVGRPVSPHIRLAFEVDDTTTATDALVGAGAELVAPPTRTPWNSLNSRLETPGDLQITLFQELGGPRTRNASRGDVPFALVDVFGDAPLTGNPLAIVDLTDWDQPVDESWYPTVARELNQSETTFILPGRDGAVRELRSFTAGGVEVFGAGHNALGAWWWLLDSGRLTHTEPGTEIIQRIGGRNLPVVVRDDGQLDMRQTAPRFGAYADPDLVARAVGLGRDDISEVLAPQVVDTGANHLMVILRDGGALAAATPDKPALIAVAESVAAQGVYLAWLDGTEPRPTAHARFFNPGVGLDEDPATGSAAGPLAALLHRHELLDADEELVIVQGETMGRRSTIRATVGRDNVVTVAGRGFVTVRGSIHPPGPVRP; encoded by the coding sequence ATGCCCGAGAACACAGGATCGAACGAGGTACGTCAACTCCGCGTGGTCGTCGAAGCGGCGGACTACGAGGCCGCCGTGACGCTGTACCGGGATGTGCTGGGGCTCCGGCCGGAAGCCGCCTTCGCGGGCGAGGGCGACGCTCGCGTGGTCATCCTCGACGCGGGCCGGGCCACCCTGGAACTCGCCAACCCGGCGCAGCGAGCGATGATCGACAGTGTCGAGGTCGGACGTCCGGTCAGCCCGCACATCCGCCTCGCCTTCGAGGTGGACGACACGACCACCGCGACGGACGCCCTGGTGGGAGCCGGCGCCGAGCTTGTCGCCCCGCCGACCCGGACACCGTGGAACTCGCTGAACTCACGGCTCGAAACCCCCGGCGACCTCCAGATCACCCTGTTCCAGGAACTCGGCGGGCCGCGTACCCGGAACGCGTCGCGGGGCGACGTGCCGTTCGCGCTGGTGGACGTGTTCGGCGACGCCCCGCTCACCGGAAACCCGCTCGCGATCGTGGACCTCACCGACTGGGATCAACCGGTGGACGAGTCCTGGTACCCGACCGTGGCCCGGGAGCTCAACCAGTCCGAAACCACGTTCATCCTGCCCGGCCGGGACGGCGCCGTACGGGAACTGCGTTCGTTCACCGCCGGCGGGGTGGAGGTCTTCGGCGCCGGTCACAACGCACTGGGCGCCTGGTGGTGGCTGCTGGACTCGGGGCGCCTGACCCACACCGAGCCCGGTACGGAGATCATCCAGCGGATCGGGGGCCGGAACCTACCGGTGGTGGTCAGGGACGACGGCCAGCTCGACATGCGTCAGACGGCACCCCGCTTCGGCGCGTACGCCGATCCCGATCTCGTCGCCCGCGCCGTCGGCCTCGGCCGGGACGACATCTCCGAGGTGCTGGCACCGCAGGTGGTGGACACCGGGGCGAACCATCTCATGGTGATCCTGCGGGATGGCGGGGCGCTGGCCGCTGCCACACCGGACAAGCCGGCGCTGATCGCGGTCGCGGAAAGCGTCGCGGCGCAAGGGGTCTACCTTGCCTGGCTGGACGGCACCGAGCCCCGGCCGACCGCGCACGCGCGGTTCTTCAACCCGGGGGTGGGACTCGACGAGGACCCGGCCACCGGCAGCGCGGCAGGGCCGCTGGCCGCGCTGCTGCACCGTCACGAACTGCTCGACGCCGACGAGGAACTCGTCATCGTCCAGGGCGAGACGATGGGACGCCGGAGCACCATCCGCGCGACCGTCGGCCGCGACAACGTGGTCACCGTCGCCGGTCGCGGTTTCGTGACCGTACGCGGAAGCATCCACCCGCCGGGTCCGGTCCGTCCGTAG
- a CDS encoding M36 family metallopeptidase has translation MPLSPHPTPVRRHTASLLVTALVAVLTPMAAQPASAAPDNTTGETGTEGRNALFLTGPNQGKPESIAIDYLRTHPTRYGVTAADLGDLVVSSSYTSEHNGVTHVNLSQRFQELEVFGATATVSLARDGSVVFVGHTLTPSLADRPTGSAVLDAPAAVQAAAEALDLPATAAPQVLDRGAGPARRTVVSGSGISGQPIPARLGWQRTDDGLRLAWQLVIDDSDEAHLWNATVDGTTGALLNVDDWTTHDAPEELASTLGRRTGPTGNGPTRPVDVRPQFPPKRVNDGSSYRVFTFPKNDPNEGPRSLVTNPADATASPYGWHDTDGVAGAEASTTQGNNVRAYADRDANNQPDPNSVPDGGPELDFNFPADLNQQPQTYTDAAVANLFYWCNIVHDLTYRYGFNEVGGNFQVNNYERGGVGGDDVRCEAQDGSGQNNANFSTPAQDGGAPRMQMFLWPGNQFGLPNAVTIGSGAGATTYEAEYARFTPAPTNAGFNGQVVAVDDGVDAVGDGCTAYSLPAGSIALVDRTSVCNYYTQVVNAETAGAVAVVVVNNATGAPVVMNGSMSPSVGIPAVMVSQADGGTLRAALPASGRVHRNVDRPAMRDAAFRSETIFHEYGHGVSNRLTGGPNVNCLSGQEQMGEGWSDFLAIVSLINPDLDDPEGPRGYGQYAQFADSRSGDGFRPRPYSRNMEIQPFTYDSIKTGAWLDGTSLAAPHGIGHGWAAVLWDMTWDLIDRHGLNRNAYGRWDTGGNNLAMQLVIDGLKIQGCAPGFVVGRDAIIAADAALTGGENNCTLWASFARRGLGYSAVQGTTGRDDNSGAYDTHPACERPFTNRSAKPTLNSVKAGSTAPMQFDLGRNHDRDRGGDHDRDRDLLASNSPYSRLVDCATLETVNPDGTVTPGPLPVKAETPGHSKLSAGGHGRYTYPWKTDRSWAGTCREFVLSLDDGKQFRTYVQFR, from the coding sequence GTGCCACTCAGTCCACACCCCACTCCGGTCCGTCGCCACACCGCATCTCTGCTGGTCACCGCGCTGGTCGCGGTACTGACACCGATGGCGGCACAGCCTGCCTCGGCCGCACCGGACAACACCACGGGCGAAACGGGTACGGAGGGCCGCAACGCCCTGTTCCTCACCGGCCCGAACCAGGGCAAGCCCGAGAGCATCGCGATCGACTACCTCCGTACGCACCCCACCCGGTACGGGGTGACCGCAGCCGACCTCGGTGACCTGGTCGTCTCCTCCAGTTACACCAGCGAGCACAACGGGGTGACCCACGTCAACCTGTCCCAGCGGTTCCAGGAACTGGAGGTCTTCGGCGCGACGGCCACGGTCAGCCTCGCCCGCGACGGCAGCGTTGTCTTCGTCGGCCACACCCTGACCCCCAGCCTGGCGGACCGTCCCACCGGCAGCGCGGTCCTGGACGCACCCGCCGCGGTGCAGGCCGCCGCCGAGGCCCTCGACCTGCCCGCGACGGCCGCCCCGCAGGTGCTCGACCGCGGCGCCGGACCCGCCCGACGCACGGTGGTCTCCGGCAGCGGCATCTCCGGGCAGCCGATCCCGGCCCGGCTCGGCTGGCAGCGGACCGACGACGGCCTTCGCCTCGCCTGGCAACTGGTGATCGACGACTCCGACGAGGCCCACCTCTGGAACGCCACCGTCGACGGTACGACCGGCGCACTGCTCAACGTGGACGACTGGACCACCCACGACGCGCCGGAGGAGTTGGCCAGCACCCTGGGGCGCCGTACCGGCCCGACCGGGAACGGACCCACCCGCCCGGTCGACGTCCGGCCGCAGTTCCCGCCCAAGCGGGTCAACGACGGTTCGAGCTACCGCGTCTTCACGTTCCCCAAGAACGACCCGAACGAGGGGCCGCGCAGCCTGGTGACCAACCCGGCCGACGCGACGGCCTCCCCGTACGGCTGGCACGACACCGACGGGGTGGCGGGCGCGGAGGCCAGTACGACGCAGGGCAACAACGTCCGCGCGTACGCCGATCGCGACGCCAACAACCAGCCCGACCCGAACAGCGTGCCCGACGGCGGCCCCGAGCTCGACTTCAACTTCCCGGCCGACCTGAACCAGCAGCCGCAGACCTACACCGACGCCGCGGTGGCGAACCTCTTCTACTGGTGCAACATCGTGCACGACCTGACCTACCGGTACGGCTTCAACGAGGTCGGCGGCAACTTCCAGGTCAACAACTACGAACGCGGCGGCGTCGGCGGTGACGACGTCCGGTGCGAGGCGCAGGACGGCTCCGGCCAGAACAACGCCAACTTCTCCACCCCCGCCCAGGACGGGGGTGCACCCCGGATGCAGATGTTCCTGTGGCCGGGCAACCAGTTCGGGCTCCCGAACGCGGTGACGATCGGCTCGGGCGCCGGGGCCACCACCTACGAGGCCGAGTACGCCCGCTTCACCCCCGCGCCCACCAACGCCGGTTTCAACGGCCAGGTTGTCGCGGTGGACGACGGCGTCGACGCGGTGGGCGACGGGTGCACCGCGTACAGCCTGCCGGCCGGGTCGATCGCCCTGGTCGACCGCACCAGCGTCTGCAACTACTACACGCAGGTGGTCAACGCCGAAACCGCCGGTGCGGTCGCGGTGGTGGTCGTGAACAACGCGACGGGCGCCCCGGTGGTGATGAACGGTTCGATGAGCCCATCGGTCGGCATCCCCGCCGTGATGGTGAGCCAGGCCGACGGCGGCACCCTGCGGGCGGCGCTCCCGGCGTCCGGGCGGGTGCACCGCAACGTCGACCGCCCGGCGATGCGCGACGCCGCCTTCCGGTCGGAGACGATCTTCCACGAGTACGGTCACGGCGTCTCGAACCGGCTGACCGGCGGCCCGAACGTCAACTGCCTCAGCGGGCAGGAACAGATGGGCGAGGGGTGGAGCGACTTCCTCGCGATCGTGTCGCTGATCAACCCGGATCTCGACGACCCCGAAGGCCCGCGCGGCTACGGCCAGTACGCCCAGTTCGCCGACAGCCGTTCCGGTGACGGCTTCCGGCCGCGGCCGTACTCGCGGAACATGGAGATCCAGCCGTTCACCTACGACAGCATCAAGACCGGCGCCTGGCTCGACGGCACCTCGCTGGCCGCGCCGCACGGGATCGGCCACGGCTGGGCCGCCGTGCTGTGGGACATGACCTGGGACCTGATCGACCGGCACGGTCTCAACCGCAACGCGTACGGACGCTGGGACACCGGCGGCAACAACCTCGCCATGCAACTCGTGATCGACGGGTTGAAGATCCAGGGCTGTGCACCCGGATTCGTGGTCGGCCGGGACGCGATCATCGCCGCCGACGCGGCGCTGACCGGGGGCGAGAACAACTGCACCCTGTGGGCCTCGTTCGCCCGCCGTGGCCTCGGCTACAGCGCGGTCCAGGGCACCACCGGCCGAGACGACAACTCCGGTGCGTACGACACCCACCCGGCATGTGAGCGCCCCTTCACCAACCGGTCCGCGAAGCCGACCCTCAACAGCGTGAAGGCCGGCTCGACCGCACCGATGCAGTTCGACCTCGGCCGAAACCACGATCGTGATCGCGGCGGTGACCATGACCGCGATCGGGACCTTCTCGCCAGCAACTCGCCGTACTCCCGGCTGGTCGACTGCGCGACCCTGGAAACCGTGAATCCGGATGGGACGGTGACGCCGGGGCCGCTGCCGGTCAAGGCGGAGACGCCCGGCCACTCGAAGCTCTCGGCGGGCGGACACGGCCGCTACACCTATCCGTGGAAGACGGATCGGAGCTGGGCCGGAACCTGCCGCGAGTTTGTCCTCTCGCTCGACGACGGCAAGCAGTTCAGAACGTACGTCCAGTTCCGTTAG